In Thermoanaerobaculia bacterium, the sequence GTCGAACCGGGAGTCGCGGGCCGCCAGCGCCCGGTAGCAGGTCGCAACGTCGAGTGCCATGCCGCTATTGAAGCACAGAGGTCGGATGGGACTGGCGGAATTCGGACATGGCAACCCGTCGCGGAAGCTCGCTCGGGGACCGGGAGCGCGGGCCCGTCGCGCGGCTCGTCGAACGAGCGACTCGACCGCGCGTACGGGCACCCCCTCGCCGCGCTTCCGCTCCCGCATCGCGGGATCTCGCCTTGGTTACTTCGGCGAGATCTCTCCGCGATGCGATGAGCCCGAAGGACGAGACCGGAAGAGGCCCACGCTCGCCGTCGCGGAAGCTCGCTCGGGGACCGAAAGCGCGTGCCCGTCGCGGGTCGGACTTCCCGGTCTCGACTCGGGACCCGAGACTCTCGACTCGAGACCCGTGACATTCGCGGCCTGTCCTTCCGGACGGTTGCGCGCGCGCGAGGGGTTCTGTATCGTCCGCCGCAATGTCGTCCCTTCCCCGGAATCTCGGTCTCCTCCTGACCCTCGCATTCGCCACCGGCGCGCGCGGGGCCGCGCGGCCCCCGATCGACGGAAAGATCGAAATCCCGCGGCTCGGCGTCGCGGGGGAGATCCGGGAAGGCGCCGACGACGACACGCTCCGGGTCGCCGTGGGACACATCCCGGGAACGGCGCTCCCCGGCCCGACCGGCAACGTCGCCCTCGCCGCCCACCGCTACGGGTATTTCAAGGGGCTCCGCCACGTGCGGAAGGGGGACGAGATCACCGTCACGACTCCCGGCGGAATCTTCCACTACGCCGTCGACCGCATCGAGATCGTCGAGATCACCGACGTCCAGGTCCTCGAGCCGACGCCGGATCCGACGCTCACGCTCGTCACCTGCTACCCGTTCGACTACATCGGCGCAGCCCCGCAGCGGCTGATCGTGCGGGCCCATCAGACGGATGTCCAGAAGGCCTCCCGCGCCTCCGACCCGGCGGAAAAGGCGCGGCCGGACGAGTCGACCGGCGTCGCTCCGACGAGCTGACGGGGCAAACGAGAAAGTCCGCGTACCGGGCGTTTTTCGCGGACGCCGCGAGCCGCCAACTCCCCTTCTCCCGGCGGGCCTTCGCCGCGCCGTAGTGGCTACGGCCACGCAGGCGGGAGAGAGAGTGCCCGCCGAAGCGAACGGAGGCGGGCCGATGAGGGAGTTCCGGGAGGCCGCGAAAACCGGCATGCCGGTGGTATCGAAATTGCTCTTTCCTCGCTCATGAGCTCCGCCCCCCGAGAAGTTCGGTCCGTCCCGTCCCCGGTCGACGTGCTGCTCGTCGAGGACGACGAGCCGCTCGCCAACGGGCTCCGCGAGACGCTCTCGATCGCGAGCGGGCCCCGTTTCCGGGTCACCCACGTGACCCGTCTCGCCGACGCGCTCGTTTCGCTGAGCGACCGGAGGTTCGACGTCGTGCTGCTCGACCTGAACCTCCCGGACGCGCGGGGAGCGGTCGCTCCCCGGACGCTCCAGAAGGCGGCTGCCGACGTCCCGATCGTCATCCTGACCGGAATCGCCGACGACCAGCTGGCCGCGGAGAATGCGCGGGCGGGCGTCCAGGACTACCTGCTCAAGAGCGAGATCAACGGCGACATCCTCGTCCGCTCCCTCCGGTACGCGATGGAAAGGAGCCGATTGCTCGCCGAGGCGAAGGCGCTCTCGATCCGCGACGACCTGACGGGACTCTTCAACCGGCGAGGTTTTCTCGGCGCCGCCGAGCAGCAGCTGAAGACGGCGAGCCGCCTCGGGGAGCCGGTTCTGCTCCTCTTTGCGGACGTGGACGGCATGAAGGAATGCAACGACGAATACGGCCACGCGCACGGCGACCGGCTCCTCCAGAAGGCGGCGCGGACCCTTCGCCGCACGTTTCGCGAATCCGACGTGCTCGGCCGGCTCGGCGGCGACGAGTTCGCGATCCTCTCGCTCGCGAACGGTCAGGGAGATTCCCGCGCGATCGTCGCCCGCCTGCAGCGCAACATCGAGGCGGAGAACGCCGACGACAGCCAACCCGTTCCGCTCTCGCTCTCCGTGGGCCTCGCCTTCTCCGACCCGCGGAGCGGCGCCCGGCTCGACGACCTGATGGAGCAGGCGGACGCCTGGATGTACGACCATAAGAGGCGGAAGAAGACCGCCGCCGCCGACGCCTAGCCCGCGCGGCCATACATAACGGAAACGGGTCGTTATCCAACTCGGCGGTCGCGATTCGTCATCGCGGCATCCCGCCCCTCGCCTCCTTCCGCGTCCGCCCGCATCGGAGGTATCATCCCGCCACGATCCTCCGATGAAAGAGCGTCCGTGAGCGATACGGTGGCGTCGCCAGACTCCGCAATTTCCCCCGCCGGGGATACCGCGGCGCGCCCCGCGCGGTCGGTCCACCCGATCGTCCGGCTCGATTATTTCGTCCGCATTCCCGCCTCGTTCGTCGTCTTCCTCGTCATGGAATCGACCTTCGTCTCGGCCGGCCGTGGCCGCGGCTTCCTGGCGCTCGCCTTCGCCTACGGGATCCTCTGGCCCCACCTGGCCTATCTGATCGGAACGCGCAGCCGCGACAGCAAGGCGGCCGAGCTGCGTTGTCTCCTCGTCGACTCGTTCATGATCGGTTTCTTCTCGGCGCTCACCGGTTTTTCCCTGCTGCCGTGCATCGCCTTCCTCACGTCGATCAACGCGGCGAACCTGAGCATCGGGGGGCCGCCCGTCGCGCTCAAGGGGCTCGGGGGGATGATCGCGGGAGCCGGCGTCTCGGTGCTCGCGTTCGGCCTGCACGTCAACAGCGAGTCGAACGCGGTCATCTCCGCCTTCAGCATCTTCGCGATCGTGTGCTTCTCGACGGTGTTCGCGCTCCACTCGCACCTCCAGACCCGTCGGATGCTGCGAGCCAAGCAGGCCGTGCAGGACCAGAAGCTTCAGATCGAGGAGCAGGCCCGGCAGGTCGAGCAGGCGCGCGAGGCCGCCGAGGAGGCGCGCGAGGCTGCCGAAGCGGCGAACCGGGCCAAGAGCGCGTTCCTCGCGAACATGAGCCACGAGCTCCGCACGCCCCTGAACGCGATCATCGGCTACAGCGAGCTCCTCGAGGAGGAGGCCGCCGGCGGAAGCCCGGAAGACCTCGTCGCGGACCTGCAGAAGATCCGCACGTCGGGCAAGCATCTCCTGCGCCTGATCAACAGCGTGCTCGACCTTTCGAAGATCGAGGCGGGCAAGATGACCCTGTTCGTCGAGACCTTCGACATCGCCAGGCTCGTCGAGGAGGTCGCGACGACGGCGGCGCCGCTCGTCGAGAAGAAGGGGAACCGGTTCGCCGTCCGATGCGATCCGGAGCTCGGCTCCCTCAAGGGAGACGTCACCAAACTCAAGCAGATCCTGTTGAACCTCCTCTCGAACGCGAGCAAGTTCGCCGAGAACGGAGAGATCTCGCTCGAGGTCGCCCGCGAGAGCGACCGGGAGGGGAACTGGGTCACGTTCCGGGTGCGCGACACGGGAATCGGGATGACTCCCGAGCAGCTCGGCAAGGTCTTCCAGGCGTTCACCCAGGCCGATGCCGCGACGACGCGCAAGTACGGCGGCACCGGGCTCGGTCTCGCCCTTTCGCGCCGGTTCTGCCAGATGATGGGGGGCGACGTCACCGCCGAGAGCACCTACGGTCAGGGGGCGACGTTCACCGTGCGCCTTCCCTCCGATGTCGGCAACGAGGAAGGGGATGCGACGTCGATCCACCGCGTGAACTTCCGCGCCCTCGTCGAAGAGGAAGAGAAGCGCCGTCGGGCGCTCGCGGGGAATTCCGGCACCGCGGGCGGCTGACGTGAGCCGGATCCTGCTCGTCGAGGACAACGACATGAACCGCGACATGCTCACCCGCAGGCTTGCGCGGCGCGGCTATCAGGTCGAAGCGGCGGTCGACGGCGGCGAGGCGGTCTCGCGGGCGGCGTCGGCGGCGCCCGATCTCGTGCTGATGGACCTGAATCTCCCGGTGCTGGACGGATACGAGGCGACCCGTCAGATCAAGGCCGCTCCGGCGACCCGCGCAATCCCCGTGATCGCGCTTTCCGCGCACGCGATGGCGGAGGACCGCGACCGCGCGCTCGCCGCCGGATGCGACGACTTCGACACGAAGCCCGTGGACCTCGAGCGCCTGCTCCGGAAGATCGAAGCGCTCCTCGTCCGCCGGCCGGCGGGGCCGTGAACCGGAGCGGGCCGGCCGGGGACGCGGCGGCGATCCGCCGGCCGGGAAGCCTCGAGCATCTGCCGGAGCTCGTCGACTTCGTGCGCCGCGCGTGCGAGCGCTCCGGCGCGGACGCCTCCTCGTGCTTCGCGGTGCGGCTCGCCGTCGAGGAGGTCTGCACGAACCTGATGCGGCACGCCTACGCCGGGCGCGAGCCCGGCCCGATCGAGGTGAGCGTCGAGGGCAGTCCCGGCCGCGTCGTCGTGACGATCACCGATTTCGCGCCGCCGTTCCGTCCCGACGAGGCGCCGTCGCCCGATTTCGACGCGCCCTGGGAGGATCGCCGCATCGGCGGTCTCGGCTGGCACCTCGTCAAGAGCGTCGTCGACGAGATCCGCTACGAGGCTCGGGCGGACGCCGGCAACCGCCTGACACTCGTGAAGCGCACGCAGCCCGCCGCGGGCGGCGGAGAGGGGTAGAAGCCATGGAGATCGCGTTCGCGGAATCGGGCCCGGTCACGGTCGTGTCGATCCGGGGAAGCGTCGACGGCCTCACGGCCGGCGACCTCACCGAAGCGCTTTCGGCGCGGGTGCGCGAGGGACGCCACCGCCTCGTCGCCGACTTCGCGGGAGTCGAGTACATCAGCAGCGCGGGTCTGCGCGCGCTGCTCGCCGCGCTGAAGGACACCCGCCAGCAGGGAGGCGACTTCCGGCTCGCCTCGATTCGTCCGGACGTCCAGCGCGTCCTGGACCTCTCGGGATTCACGAGCATCCTCAAGGCCTTCCCGACCGTCGACGCCGCCGTCGGGAGCTTCGGCGCGTGAGCGGCGCGGCGCCCCGGCGGCGGGTCGCGCTCGTCATCGGCTCCGGGAGCGTCAAGTGCGCCGCCGCGCTCGGTCTCCAGCGCGTGCTCGCGCGCGAAGGAATCGCCGTCGACATGGTCGTCGGGTGCAGCGGGGGGAGCATCTACGCCTCCTTCCTCGCGGCCGGCATCGCGACGGAGGAGGCCGTCCGGATGACGAAGGAGCTCTGGACCCAGGAGATCACGGACCGGCGCCACACGCCGTCGCTGCTGCGCGCGATCCTTCCGCGCGTCTTCGGCTTCACCGAGGATTTCGGCCTGAAGAGCGACACGCTCGTGATGAAGCGCCTGCGGGACGTCTTCGGCACGCGCCGGATCGAGGCGATGCCGACGCCGCTCCATCTGACCGCGACCGACTTCCGGACGGGGGAGCAGGTCGTCCTCTCCGAAGGGACGCTCGTCGACGGGATCCGGGCGTCGATCGCGATCCCGTTCATCTTTCGCCCGTGGAAAGTGGGAGGCCGGCTCCTGATCGACGGATTCATGTCCGATCCGCTTCCCGTGGGGGTCGCGATCCGGGAAGGCGCCGATGTCATCGTCGCGATGGGATTCGAGAGTCCGTACCAGACGGCGATCCGCTCTCCGGCACGCTTCTCGTTTCAGCTCTCGAGCATCATGACGAACAACCTGCTGAAGTCGCGGTTCGCGTTCCACAACCTCGCGCACCACGCGGAAGTGATCCCCGTCATCCCGCAGTTCTCCGAGCGCATCCGTTTGTTCGACACGGCGAAGATCCCGCTCATCATCGAGGAAGGGGAGCGCGCGGCCGAGGAGCAGCTTCCCTATCTGCGGCGCCTGCTGGCCGAGCCGGCCGCCGGCGGCTCGCGCGCGTGACCGGCTCCCGGTGAGCGTCCCGGCCGCGCCGGCGCGGATCCTCGTCGTCGACGACAACGAGATGAACCGGGACGTGCTCGCCCGGAGGCTCCTGCGGCAGGGCTACACGGTCGACGTCGCGGAGAACGGCCGCCGCGCCCTCGAGCGGGCGCGCGCGGAGAAGTACGACCTGATGCTCCTCGACGTGATGATGCCCGAGCTCGACGGCCGGCAGGTCCTCGCCGAGTGGATGCGCGACGCGACTCTACGGAACATCCCGGTCGTGATGATCTCGGCGAGCGACGAGACGGAGATCGTCGCCGGGTGCATCGAGCTCGGCGCCGACGACTACCTGCCCAAGCCGTTCAACCCCGTCGTGCTCCAGGCGCGCGTCGGCGCTTCGCTCGAGAAGAAGCGTCTGCGCGACCGCGAGCGGCTCTACGCCGAGAGCCTCGAGCGCGAGCTCGCGATCGGGCGGCGGATCCAGGCGACGTTCCTCCCGGAGGAGCTCCCGCAGCCCGAAGGGTGGGAGATCTCCGCGCTCTTCGAGCCCGCGCGGCAGTGCGCCGGAGACTTCTACGACGCCTTCGCTCTTCCGGGGGGCCGCGTCGCGCTCGCCATCGCGGACGTCTGCGACAAGGGAGTCGGCGCGGCGCTCTTCATGGCGCTGTTCCGCAGCCTCATCCGGTCGACGGCGGAAGCGGCGGCCGCCGATGGCGACGCGGCCGCGATCGTCCGGCGCGCCGTCGTCGGAACCAACGACTACATCGCCCGCACGCACGGGCGCGCGAACATGTTCGCGACGCTCTTCTTCGCGGTCGCCGACACGGCGACCGGCCGGATGCGGTACGTCAACGGCGGCCATGAGGCGCCGCTCGTCCTGTCGCTCTCCGGGGAAATCGCGAGCTCGCTCGAGCCGACCGGGCCCGCCGTCGGGATGCTTCCCGAGTCGCCGTACGAGGTCGGCAGCGCGGCGATCGCGCCCGGCGAGACGCTGTTCGGTTACACCGACGGCGTGACCGACGCGAAGGGCGCGGACGGCTTCTTCGGACGCGACCGGCTCCTTTCCGTCCTCTCCTCCGGGACGGCCTCGGCGGCGGAGCTCCTCGACAGGATCGGGACGGCGGTGCGCGCGCACGTCGGAGACGCAGAGCGCTACGACGACCTGACGATGCTCGCGGTCCGGCGAATCGGCTGAAATCCCCGCGAGAGCCCGTCGTCAAAGGATTTTTTCCTTGGCAGCGGGCTTGCATTCCCCGTGCGCCGAAGGAGAAACGCCTATGAAATTCACTCGATGGGTCCCCGCTCTCTTGCTCTGTTTCGGCATCTCGACCGTCGCGATGGCCCAGGGAGCCGGCTCGGTGCAGCGGACGACGAAACTCGCCGTCTCCGAGCCGACGATGATCGGCAACGTCATGCTCGATCCGGGCAGCTACACGCTGCACGTCAACGACTACCAGTCTGAAAAGGTGCAGGTCGTCGTGACGCGCGACTCCGACAGCAAGACGATCGGCACCGTGATCGCCGCGCGGACGCGCCGCAGTCTCGACTCTCACCAGGCTTCGGACAACCAGACTCAGTTCACCTACACGACCTTCAACGGCCATCCGGCCGTCGCCACCTGGTTCTATCCGGGCGACGAGTGGGGCGAGGAGTTCGCGTACGGGAAGGAGACCGTCGCCGAGAACACGACCGGCGGCG encodes:
- a CDS encoding ATP-binding protein, yielding MNRSGPAGDAAAIRRPGSLEHLPELVDFVRRACERSGADASSCFAVRLAVEEVCTNLMRHAYAGREPGPIEVSVEGSPGRVVVTITDFAPPFRPDEAPSPDFDAPWEDRRIGGLGWHLVKSVVDEIRYEARADAGNRLTLVKRTQPAAGGGEG
- a CDS encoding SpoIIE family protein phosphatase — translated: MSVPAAPARILVVDDNEMNRDVLARRLLRQGYTVDVAENGRRALERARAEKYDLMLLDVMMPELDGRQVLAEWMRDATLRNIPVVMISASDETEIVAGCIELGADDYLPKPFNPVVLQARVGASLEKKRLRDRERLYAESLERELAIGRRIQATFLPEELPQPEGWEISALFEPARQCAGDFYDAFALPGGRVALAIADVCDKGVGAALFMALFRSLIRSTAEAAAADGDAAAIVRRAVVGTNDYIARTHGRANMFATLFFAVADTATGRMRYVNGGHEAPLVLSLSGEIASSLEPTGPAVGMLPESPYEVGSAAIAPGETLFGYTDGVTDAKGADGFFGRDRLLSVLSSGTASAAELLDRIGTAVRAHVGDAERYDDLTMLAVRRIG
- a CDS encoding class D sortase: MSSLPRNLGLLLTLAFATGARGAARPPIDGKIEIPRLGVAGEIREGADDDTLRVAVGHIPGTALPGPTGNVALAAHRYGYFKGLRHVRKGDEITVTTPGGIFHYAVDRIEIVEITDVQVLEPTPDPTLTLVTCYPFDYIGAAPQRLIVRAHQTDVQKASRASDPAEKARPDESTGVAPTS
- a CDS encoding ATP-binding protein, coding for MSDTVASPDSAISPAGDTAARPARSVHPIVRLDYFVRIPASFVVFLVMESTFVSAGRGRGFLALAFAYGILWPHLAYLIGTRSRDSKAAELRCLLVDSFMIGFFSALTGFSLLPCIAFLTSINAANLSIGGPPVALKGLGGMIAGAGVSVLAFGLHVNSESNAVISAFSIFAIVCFSTVFALHSHLQTRRMLRAKQAVQDQKLQIEEQARQVEQAREAAEEAREAAEAANRAKSAFLANMSHELRTPLNAIIGYSELLEEEAAGGSPEDLVADLQKIRTSGKHLLRLINSVLDLSKIEAGKMTLFVETFDIARLVEEVATTAAPLVEKKGNRFAVRCDPELGSLKGDVTKLKQILLNLLSNASKFAENGEISLEVARESDREGNWVTFRVRDTGIGMTPEQLGKVFQAFTQADAATTRKYGGTGLGLALSRRFCQMMGGDVTAESTYGQGATFTVRLPSDVGNEEGDATSIHRVNFRALVEEEEKRRRALAGNSGTAGG
- a CDS encoding diguanylate cyclase, whose product is MSSAPREVRSVPSPVDVLLVEDDEPLANGLRETLSIASGPRFRVTHVTRLADALVSLSDRRFDVVLLDLNLPDARGAVAPRTLQKAAADVPIVILTGIADDQLAAENARAGVQDYLLKSEINGDILVRSLRYAMERSRLLAEAKALSIRDDLTGLFNRRGFLGAAEQQLKTASRLGEPVLLLFADVDGMKECNDEYGHAHGDRLLQKAARTLRRTFRESDVLGRLGGDEFAILSLANGQGDSRAIVARLQRNIEAENADDSQPVPLSLSVGLAFSDPRSGARLDDLMEQADAWMYDHKRRKKTAAADA
- a CDS encoding patatin-like phospholipase family protein; protein product: MSGAAPRRRVALVIGSGSVKCAAALGLQRVLAREGIAVDMVVGCSGGSIYASFLAAGIATEEAVRMTKELWTQEITDRRHTPSLLRAILPRVFGFTEDFGLKSDTLVMKRLRDVFGTRRIEAMPTPLHLTATDFRTGEQVVLSEGTLVDGIRASIAIPFIFRPWKVGGRLLIDGFMSDPLPVGVAIREGADVIVAMGFESPYQTAIRSPARFSFQLSSIMTNNLLKSRFAFHNLAHHAEVIPVIPQFSERIRLFDTAKIPLIIEEGERAAEEQLPYLRRLLAEPAAGGSRA
- a CDS encoding STAS domain-containing protein — translated: MEIAFAESGPVTVVSIRGSVDGLTAGDLTEALSARVREGRHRLVADFAGVEYISSAGLRALLAALKDTRQQGGDFRLASIRPDVQRVLDLSGFTSILKAFPTVDAAVGSFGA
- a CDS encoding response regulator, whose translation is MSRILLVEDNDMNRDMLTRRLARRGYQVEAAVDGGEAVSRAASAAPDLVLMDLNLPVLDGYEATRQIKAAPATRAIPVIALSAHAMAEDRDRALAAGCDDFDTKPVDLERLLRKIEALLVRRPAGP
- a CDS encoding LPXTG cell wall anchor domain-containing protein, whose protein sequence is MKFTRWVPALLLCFGISTVAMAQGAGSVQRTTKLAVSEPTMIGNVMLDPGSYTLHVNDYQSEKVQVVVTRDSDSKTIGTVIAARTRRSLDSHQASDNQTQFTYTTFNGHPAVATWFYPGDEWGEEFAYGKETVAENTTGGEVTMTQTPAPTASTSTMAESTPPKEESTVAESTPAPAPAPEPAPEAKTLPKTASSTPLVALLGALSLAGAAAVRFGRRKAA